The Bacteroidales bacterium genome includes a window with the following:
- a CDS encoding type II toxin-antitoxin system PemK/MazF family toxin: MKAKQFEIWLADLNPTIGTETGKVRPVIIIQTDLLNKHHPSSIICPITTNIRKESEILRVHLKNGCFGLEDPCDIMIDQVRAIDKNRLIKKVSNIPSDLVNKVKSNLKIMFDIE; the protein is encoded by the coding sequence CTGGTTAGCCGATCTTAATCCAACCATCGGAACAGAAACGGGGAAAGTCAGACCTGTTATAATCATTCAAACTGATCTTTTAAACAAACACCATCCTTCATCTATTATTTGCCCAATAACTACTAATATTCGCAAGGAAAGTGAAATTTTACGGGTACACTTAAAAAACGGATGTTTTGGGCTCGAAGATCCTTGTGATATTATGATTGATCAGGTTCGTGCGATTGATAAGAATAGACTGATAAAAAAAGTCAGTAATATCCCATCCGATTTGGTTAATAAAGTAAAAAGTAATCTGAAAATAATGTTTGATATTGAATGA